One Kineococcus radiotolerans SRS30216 = ATCC BAA-149 DNA window includes the following coding sequences:
- the topA gene encoding type I DNA topoisomerase: MAGKSQGTRASGDGLRRLVIVESPSKIDKISTYLGPGYQVEASYGHIRDLPQPSQLPEDVKKGPYGKFAVDVDHGFEPYYVVDDDKKKKVNELKRALKDADELILATDRDREGEAIAWHLVQALEPRVPYRRMVFGEITREAIQQAVGELRDIDDRMVDAQETRRILDRLYGYELSPVLWRKVRAGLSAGRVQSVATRLCVERERERMAFVAAGYADVTGTFTATGEQAGSAFSARLSSLDGKRVATGRDFGDDGRLKASSANVAHLDVPAAQALVDGLDGASFAVRGVEEKPYTRRPAAPFITSTLQQEASRKLRLNARQAMRTAQGLYERGYITYMRTDSVQLSSQALSAARAQARELYGPEYVPDSPRAYASKSKNAQEGHEAIRPAGETFRTPAQVSGELRGDDFRMYDLIWKRTVASQMHDARGTTATVRLGATTDDGRDAEFSASGTIITFRGFLAAYEEGRDATRDADSEGAGDEDRRLPQVVAGDPLTASDLATAGHETSPPARYTEASLVKALEEKGIGRPSTFASIISTIVDRGYVTYKGSALVPSWLAFAVTRLLEEHFPKLVDYDFTAGMENDLDAISRGEAERVDWLTRFYFGAAGPTAGAVVADGPDGSGGGAALDGIKGLADDLGSIDAREISTIPIGEGIVLRVGRYGPYLEGPDVETGELLKASVPEDIAPDEMTVDKARELLTSQSDGDNVLGQDPESGRTIVARVGRYGPYVTELVEDDAPAPAPEEPAEGAPKKRAAKKAAKVKPRTGSLFKDMSVDSVTLEQALQLLSLPRVVGTDPETGDEITAQNGRYGPYLKKGTDSRSLETEDQIFSITLPEVLAIYAQPKMRRGQVAKPPLKELGADPESGQPIVIKDGRFGPYATDGTTNATLRKDDDPETVTLERAAELLAEKRAKGPAKKTARKTATKKTAAKTTTGTATVKKTAAKKTAAKKTTARKTAAAES, encoded by the coding sequence GTGGCGGGCAAGTCCCAGGGAACGCGAGCGTCCGGTGACGGACTGCGCCGACTGGTGATCGTCGAGTCCCCGAGCAAGATCGACAAGATCTCGACGTACCTGGGCCCGGGGTACCAGGTGGAGGCCAGCTACGGCCACATCCGCGACCTCCCCCAGCCCTCCCAGCTGCCCGAGGACGTCAAGAAGGGCCCGTACGGGAAGTTCGCGGTCGACGTCGACCACGGCTTCGAGCCGTACTACGTCGTCGACGACGACAAGAAGAAGAAGGTCAACGAGCTCAAGCGCGCCCTCAAGGACGCCGACGAGCTCATCCTCGCCACCGACCGCGACCGCGAGGGCGAGGCCATCGCCTGGCACCTCGTGCAGGCCCTCGAACCGCGCGTGCCCTACCGGCGCATGGTGTTCGGCGAGATCACCCGCGAGGCGATCCAGCAGGCCGTCGGCGAGCTGCGCGACATCGACGACCGCATGGTCGACGCGCAGGAGACCCGGCGCATCCTCGACCGCCTCTACGGCTACGAGCTGTCCCCGGTGCTGTGGCGCAAGGTCCGCGCGGGGTTGTCCGCCGGTCGCGTGCAGTCCGTCGCCACCCGCCTCTGCGTGGAGCGCGAGCGCGAGCGGATGGCCTTCGTCGCCGCCGGCTACGCCGACGTCACCGGCACCTTCACCGCCACCGGCGAGCAGGCCGGTTCCGCCTTCTCCGCCCGCCTGTCCAGCCTCGACGGCAAGCGCGTCGCCACCGGCCGCGACTTCGGCGACGACGGGCGGCTGAAGGCGTCCAGCGCGAACGTCGCCCACCTCGACGTCCCCGCCGCGCAGGCCCTCGTCGACGGGCTGGACGGCGCCTCCTTCGCGGTGCGCGGGGTGGAGGAGAAGCCGTACACCCGCCGCCCGGCGGCGCCGTTCATCACCTCCACGCTGCAGCAGGAGGCCTCCCGCAAGCTGCGCCTGAACGCCCGCCAGGCCATGCGCACCGCGCAGGGCCTCTACGAGCGCGGCTACATCACCTACATGCGCACCGACTCCGTCCAGCTGTCCTCGCAGGCGCTGTCGGCGGCGCGGGCGCAGGCGCGGGAGCTGTACGGGCCGGAGTACGTGCCGGACTCCCCGCGGGCGTACGCGTCGAAGTCGAAGAACGCGCAGGAAGGCCACGAGGCGATCCGCCCGGCGGGGGAGACGTTCCGCACCCCGGCGCAGGTCTCCGGCGAGCTGCGCGGGGACGACTTCCGCATGTACGACCTCATCTGGAAGCGCACCGTCGCCTCGCAGATGCACGACGCCCGCGGGACGACCGCGACGGTGCGCCTCGGCGCGACCACGGACGACGGCCGCGACGCCGAGTTCTCCGCCTCGGGCACGATCATCACCTTCCGCGGGTTCCTCGCCGCCTACGAGGAGGGGCGCGACGCGACCCGCGACGCGGACTCCGAGGGCGCGGGCGACGAGGACCGCCGCCTGCCGCAGGTCGTCGCGGGCGACCCGCTGACCGCCTCCGACCTCGCCACCGCCGGGCACGAGACGTCCCCGCCGGCCCGCTACACCGAGGCCAGCCTGGTGAAGGCGCTGGAGGAGAAGGGGATCGGGCGTCCCTCGACGTTCGCCTCGATCATCTCCACGATCGTCGACCGCGGCTACGTGACGTACAAGGGCTCCGCCCTGGTGCCGTCGTGGCTGGCGTTCGCGGTGACGCGGCTGCTGGAGGAGCACTTCCCCAAGCTCGTCGACTACGACTTCACCGCCGGGATGGAGAACGACCTCGACGCGATCTCGCGCGGGGAGGCCGAGCGCGTGGACTGGCTGACGCGGTTCTACTTCGGGGCCGCCGGCCCGACGGCCGGGGCCGTGGTCGCGGACGGGCCGGACGGCTCCGGCGGCGGGGCGGCGCTGGACGGCATCAAGGGCCTGGCCGACGACCTCGGTTCCATCGACGCCCGCGAGATCTCCACCATCCCCATCGGGGAGGGCATCGTCCTGCGGGTGGGCCGCTACGGCCCCTACCTGGAGGGTCCCGACGTCGAGACCGGTGAGCTGCTGAAGGCGTCGGTTCCCGAGGACATCGCGCCCGACGAGATGACCGTGGACAAGGCGCGGGAGCTGCTGACCTCGCAGTCCGACGGCGACAACGTCCTGGGCCAGGACCCGGAGTCGGGGCGGACGATCGTGGCGCGGGTGGGCCGCTACGGGCCCTACGTCACCGAGCTCGTCGAGGACGACGCCCCGGCGCCCGCGCCGGAGGAGCCCGCCGAGGGGGCGCCGAAGAAGCGCGCGGCCAAGAAGGCGGCGAAGGTCAAGCCGCGCACCGGGTCGCTGTTCAAGGACATGTCGGTGGACTCCGTGACGCTGGAGCAGGCCCTGCAGCTGCTGTCGCTGCCGCGCGTGGTCGGGACGGACCCGGAGACCGGTGACGAGATCACCGCGCAGAACGGCCGCTACGGGCCGTACCTGAAGAAGGGCACGGACTCCCGCTCGCTGGAGACCGAGGACCAGATCTTCTCCATCACCCTGCCCGAGGTCCTCGCGATCTACGCCCAGCCCAAGATGCGGCGCGGCCAGGTGGCCAAGCCCCCGCTGAAGGAGCTCGGCGCCGACCCGGAGTCCGGTCAGCCCATCGTCATCAAGGACGGCCGCTTCGGCCCGTACGCGACCGACGGCACGACCAACGCGACGCTGCGCAAGGACGACGACCCCGAGACGGTGACGCTGGAGCGCGCCGCGGAGCTGCTCGCCGAGAAGCGGGCCAAGGGGCCGGCGAAGAAGACCGCGCGCAAGACGGCGACGAAGAAGACGGCGGCGAAGACGACCACCGGGACCGCGACGGTCAAGAAGACCGCCGCGAAGAAGACCGCGGCGAAGAAGACGACGGCCAGGAAGACGGCCGCGGCGGAGTCCTGA
- a CDS encoding DUF7059 domain-containing protein: MSTSTSAPSGPRELLAALREDLRAADYTVDGVGRLVGDVASAALDREQPLPALRATEGSAEPAAVLLRCATLGRPVTRAALDAALPRTGTAGAERLGLVRAAGQAPGDEVRPLVDLRPYSVDDAAGTAHWWLVSDLGELATGSELSADHVLGVGGASLTLASATVRTPVERVLDIGTGCGIQALHASRHARRVTATDTSERALDLAAVNAALNEVALDLRQGSLLEPVEAGEEFGLVVSNPPFVITPRTAAVPTYEYRDGGMPGDSLVQRLVGGVGSVLAPGGVAQLLGNWELHEGQSWSQRVESWLEGTGLDAWVVQREVADPALYAETWIRDGGQKPGPRFDELYAAWLDDFAARGVTGVGFGVVTLRRPLRAGAPLRRFEENLAALSDPLGEVFAAGLAVHDRMAGVEDLGDLTLTVAPDVTDERFHTPGDPDPRIVLLRQGGGLRRVAQVDGDLAGLVGACDGELTVGQITAGLAVLGEEEVGAVRARLYPRVRDLVADGLLLL; the protein is encoded by the coding sequence GTGAGCACCAGCACCAGCGCCCCCAGCGGTCCCCGTGAACTCCTCGCCGCCCTGCGCGAGGACCTGCGCGCCGCGGACTACACGGTGGACGGGGTCGGCCGGCTCGTCGGCGACGTCGCCTCCGCCGCGCTGGACCGCGAGCAGCCGCTGCCGGCGCTGCGGGCCACCGAGGGGTCCGCCGAACCCGCGGCCGTCCTGCTGCGCTGCGCGACCCTGGGGCGCCCGGTGACCCGCGCCGCCCTCGACGCGGCGCTGCCGCGGACCGGGACGGCCGGGGCGGAGCGGCTCGGGCTGGTGCGCGCCGCCGGGCAGGCGCCCGGGGACGAGGTGCGTCCCCTGGTGGACCTGCGCCCCTACTCCGTCGACGACGCCGCGGGGACCGCGCACTGGTGGCTGGTCAGCGACCTCGGCGAGCTCGCGACGGGTTCGGAGCTGTCGGCCGACCACGTCCTCGGGGTCGGCGGGGCGTCGCTGACCCTGGCCTCGGCGACGGTGCGGACCCCCGTCGAGCGCGTCCTGGACATCGGCACCGGCTGCGGGATCCAGGCCCTGCACGCCTCCCGGCACGCCCGGCGGGTCACCGCCACCGACACCTCCGAGCGCGCCCTGGACCTGGCCGCCGTCAACGCCGCGCTCAACGAGGTCGCTCTGGACCTGCGGCAGGGGTCGCTGCTGGAGCCCGTCGAGGCGGGGGAGGAGTTCGGGCTCGTGGTGTCCAACCCGCCGTTCGTCATCACCCCCCGCACCGCCGCGGTGCCGACCTACGAGTACCGCGACGGCGGGATGCCCGGGGACTCCCTGGTCCAGCGCCTCGTCGGCGGGGTGGGGTCGGTGCTGGCTCCCGGCGGGGTGGCGCAGCTGCTGGGCAACTGGGAGCTGCACGAGGGGCAGAGCTGGTCGCAGCGGGTGGAGAGCTGGCTGGAGGGCACCGGGCTGGACGCGTGGGTCGTGCAGCGCGAGGTCGCCGACCCGGCGCTGTACGCGGAGACGTGGATCCGCGACGGGGGGCAGAAGCCCGGTCCCCGCTTCGACGAGCTGTACGCGGCGTGGCTGGACGACTTCGCCGCGCGCGGGGTCACCGGCGTCGGCTTCGGGGTCGTCACCCTGCGCCGGCCGCTGCGCGCGGGGGCCCCGCTGCGCCGCTTCGAGGAGAACCTGGCGGCGCTGAGCGACCCGCTGGGCGAGGTCTTCGCGGCGGGGCTCGCGGTGCACGACCGGATGGCCGGGGTGGAGGACCTGGGCGACCTCACCCTGACCGTGGCCCCCGACGTCACCGACGAGCGCTTCCACACCCCCGGCGACCCCGACCCGCGCATCGTGCTGCTGCGCCAGGGCGGCGGGCTGCGCCGCGTCGCGCAGGTCGACGGGGACCTCGCCGGCCTCGTCGGGGCGTGCGACGGGGAGCTGACGGTGGGGCAGATCACCGCCGGGCTCGCGGTGCTGGGGGAGGAGGAGGTCGGGGCCGTGCGCGCCCGGCTCTACCCCCGGGTGCGCGACTTGGTCGCCGACGGGCTGCTGCTGCTCTGA
- a CDS encoding sodium-translocating pyrophosphatase — MPPTVPELSSSAQGIALAVAVTALLSLVAAWVFRRQVLQAGEGTARMQEIAGAVQNGAAAYLRRQFRTLAWFAVAVLLLLLALPADGWDLRIARSAAFVLGAVFSAAIGYLGMSLAVRANVRVAAAAREGAGGRERGMRIAFRTGGVVGMTTVGLGLLGASVAVLAFGADAPTVLEGFGFGAALLAMFMRVGGGIFTKAADVGADLVGKIEQGIPEDDPRNPATIADNVGDNVGDCAGMAADLFESYAVTIVAAVILGSAAVGETGLVLPLLVPAIGAITAALGVVLVRARPGTSGLTSIQNGFYLSAAVALAGTAIACFAYLPATFAEFSGADESVAGLNGDPRVIAFAAVLLGILLAVLILAITGHYTGTEAKPTRDVADASTTGAATVVLSGIGLGLESAVYTTLVIAGAVFLAFLLAGGVLALAMFLVALAGCGLLTTVGVIVAMDTFGPVSDNAQGIAEMSGDVDAEGAAVLTELDAVGNTTKAVTKGIAIATAVLAATALFGSYQEAVVNRINEVAVAIETPSQYLQRTIGDFSVSTPTTLVGVLLGAAAVFLFAGLAINAVGRSAAAVVLEVRRQFADHPGIMDGTEQPDHGRVVDLCTRDALRELATPGLLAAFAPIAVGFGLGVAPLAGFLGGAIAAGVLMAVFLSNSGGAWDNAKKLVEDGLHGGKGSAAHEATVIGDTVGDPFKDTAGPSINPLIKVMNLVALLIAPAVVTLSIGAEANAAARYGIAAAATVVIVVAVVVSKVRRVDMAAPTGPATGVDLRSGDSAERLP, encoded by the coding sequence ATGCCCCCCACCGTGCCCGAACTGTCCAGTTCCGCGCAGGGCATCGCCCTCGCCGTGGCCGTCACCGCCCTCCTGTCCCTCGTCGCCGCCTGGGTGTTCCGGCGGCAGGTGCTCCAGGCCGGTGAGGGCACCGCCCGCATGCAGGAGATCGCCGGCGCCGTGCAGAACGGGGCCGCGGCCTACCTGCGCCGGCAGTTCCGCACCCTCGCCTGGTTCGCCGTCGCCGTCCTCCTCCTCCTGCTGGCCCTGCCCGCCGATGGCTGGGACCTGCGGATCGCGCGCAGCGCCGCGTTCGTCCTGGGCGCGGTGTTCTCCGCCGCCATCGGCTACCTCGGGATGTCGCTGGCCGTGCGGGCCAACGTCCGGGTCGCCGCCGCCGCCCGCGAGGGCGCCGGGGGCCGGGAGAGGGGGATGCGGATCGCGTTCCGCACCGGCGGCGTCGTCGGCATGACGACCGTCGGCCTGGGGCTGCTGGGCGCCTCCGTCGCCGTCCTCGCCTTCGGCGCCGACGCCCCCACCGTCCTGGAGGGCTTCGGCTTCGGCGCCGCCCTGCTGGCGATGTTCATGCGCGTCGGCGGCGGGATCTTCACCAAGGCCGCCGACGTCGGCGCCGACCTCGTCGGCAAGATCGAGCAGGGCATCCCCGAGGACGACCCCCGCAACCCCGCCACCATCGCCGACAACGTCGGCGACAACGTGGGCGACTGCGCCGGGATGGCCGCCGACCTCTTCGAGTCCTACGCCGTGACCATCGTCGCCGCCGTCATCCTCGGCAGCGCCGCCGTCGGGGAGACCGGGCTGGTCCTGCCGCTGCTCGTGCCCGCCATCGGCGCGATCACCGCCGCGCTGGGGGTGGTGCTGGTCCGGGCCCGGCCCGGGACCAGCGGGCTCACCTCCATCCAGAACGGGTTCTACCTCTCCGCCGCCGTGGCGCTCGCCGGGACCGCGATCGCCTGCTTCGCCTACCTGCCCGCCACCTTCGCCGAGTTCAGCGGCGCCGACGAGTCCGTCGCCGGGCTCAACGGCGACCCCCGGGTCATCGCCTTCGCCGCGGTCCTGCTGGGGATCCTGCTCGCGGTCCTCATCCTCGCCATCACCGGCCACTACACCGGCACCGAGGCGAAGCCGACCCGCGACGTCGCCGACGCCTCCACCACCGGCGCGGCCACCGTCGTGCTCTCCGGCATCGGCCTGGGCCTGGAGTCGGCGGTCTACACCACCCTCGTCATCGCCGGGGCGGTGTTCCTGGCCTTCCTGCTCGCCGGCGGGGTCCTGGCCCTGGCGATGTTCCTCGTCGCGCTCGCCGGGTGCGGGTTGCTGACGACGGTCGGGGTCATCGTCGCGATGGACACCTTCGGTCCCGTCAGCGACAACGCCCAGGGCATCGCCGAGATGAGCGGCGACGTCGACGCGGAGGGCGCGGCGGTCCTCACCGAGCTCGACGCGGTGGGCAACACCACCAAGGCCGTGACCAAGGGCATCGCCATCGCCACCGCGGTGCTCGCCGCGACCGCGCTGTTCGGCTCCTACCAGGAGGCGGTGGTGAACCGCATCAACGAGGTCGCCGTCGCCATCGAGACGCCCTCGCAGTACCTGCAGCGCACCATCGGGGACTTCAGCGTCTCCACCCCCACCACGCTGGTCGGGGTGCTGCTGGGGGCGGCCGCGGTGTTCCTCTTCGCCGGTCTGGCCATCAACGCCGTGGGCCGTTCGGCGGCGGCGGTCGTGCTGGAGGTCCGCCGCCAGTTCGCCGACCACCCCGGGATCATGGACGGGACCGAGCAGCCCGACCACGGCCGCGTCGTCGACCTCTGCACCCGCGACGCGCTGCGCGAGCTCGCCACCCCGGGGCTGCTGGCCGCGTTCGCGCCCATCGCGGTCGGGTTCGGCCTCGGCGTGGCCCCGCTGGCGGGGTTCCTCGGCGGCGCGATCGCGGCGGGGGTCCTCATGGCGGTGTTCCTGTCCAACTCCGGCGGGGCGTGGGACAACGCCAAGAAGCTCGTCGAGGACGGCCTGCACGGGGGCAAGGGCTCCGCGGCGCACGAGGCCACCGTCATCGGCGACACCGTCGGCGACCCGTTCAAGGACACCGCGGGCCCCTCCATCAACCCGCTCATCAAGGTGATGAACCTCGTCGCGCTGCTCATCGCCCCGGCCGTGGTGACGCTGTCCATCGGGGCCGAGGCCAACGCCGCGGCCCGCTACGGCATCGCCGCCGCCGCGACCGTCGTCATCGTCGTGGCCGTCGTGGTGAGCAAGGTCCGGCGGGTGGACATGGCCGCCCCGACCGGCCCGGCGACCGGGGTGGACCTGCGCAGCGGGGACAGCGCGGAGCGGCTGCCGTGA
- a CDS encoding ATP-binding protein: MPTVTLRFSPLAEHVRTARLVAVSVARRAGFGEDQLDEIRIAIGEACARAVAGGVSGPPQAAGLVDMKLRDDQDRLDVTVVRCDEHGEPLPEGAAGFPDADPLSLALMAGVADTSRRSAGTGGVVLSWQRQAVESGSRFPY; this comes from the coding sequence GTGCCCACCGTCACCCTGCGGTTCTCGCCGCTGGCCGAGCACGTGCGCACCGCGCGGCTCGTCGCGGTCTCCGTGGCCCGGCGGGCCGGTTTCGGCGAGGACCAGCTCGACGAGATCCGCATCGCCATCGGCGAGGCCTGCGCGCGGGCCGTCGCCGGTGGCGTGAGCGGCCCGCCGCAGGCGGCCGGGCTGGTCGACATGAAGCTGCGCGATGACCAGGACCGCCTCGACGTCACCGTCGTCCGGTGCGACGAGCACGGGGAGCCGTTGCCCGAGGGCGCGGCGGGGTTCCCCGACGCCGACCCCCTCTCGCTGGCGCTGATGGCCGGGGTGGCCGACACCAGCCGCCGCAGCGCCGGCACCGGCGGTGTCGTCCTGAGCTGGCAGCGCCAGGCCGTCGAGAGCGGCTCCCGCTTCCCGTACTGA
- a CDS encoding STAS domain-containing protein, giving the protein MDLSVTSREEGGRTVVEVSGEIDVYTAPTLRERLNELVGAGHHHLVVDMEGVEFLDSTGLGVLVGGLKRVRSHDGSLHLVCQREKILKVFRITGLTKVFPIHDTVADAIAASAAADEANATS; this is encoded by the coding sequence GTGGACCTGTCGGTGACCAGCCGCGAAGAGGGCGGCCGGACCGTCGTCGAGGTGTCCGGCGAGATCGACGTGTACACGGCACCGACCCTGCGCGAGCGGCTGAACGAACTCGTCGGGGCCGGGCACCACCACCTGGTGGTGGACATGGAGGGCGTGGAGTTCCTGGACTCCACCGGTCTGGGCGTCCTCGTGGGCGGGCTGAAGCGCGTCCGCTCCCACGACGGTTCCCTGCACCTGGTGTGCCAGCGCGAGAAGATCCTCAAGGTGTTCCGGATCACCGGGCTCACCAAGGTCTTCCCGATCCACGACACCGTCGCCGACGCGATCGCCGCGTCCGCGGCGGCCGACGAGGCGAACGCCACCTCCTGA
- a CDS encoding DEAD/DEAH box helicase: protein MDPRWQHLLDAGVRSDRVRHVEELPARAGERSPWPAWADPEVVAALQRGTGGLPWRHQVEAAEAVWAGRSTVLSAGTASGKSLAFQLPVLTSLRATAAAAPNGKGATALYLSPTKALAADQDARLRALGLHDRAGPVTSTYDGDTPPEVRRWIRDHAGLVLTNVDMLHRSVLPGHERWASFLRRLRFVVVDELHTYRGVFGGHAAAVLRRLRRIAARYGSDPVFVLASATVAEPATTARRLTGVDVHVVAGDTSARPPVSVALWEPPLRPAPPAAEGAAPAHPPATPERRTATAETADLLADLVAEGVRTLAFVRSRAGAESVAAGARRRLEEVDPALAGRVAAYRGGYLPEDRRALEEGLRSGRVVGMATTNALELGVDVAGLDAVLVAGWPGTRASFWQQIGRAGRRGEPALGVLVSRDDPLDTYLAHHPEAVFGAGVEATVLDPDNAYVLAPHLAAAAQELPLTEADLDLFSPAARDVVDLLVRRGLLRRRAAGWYWTRRDRACDLTDLRGAGGSVRVVEEGTGRVLGTVEAGSADSQVHDGAVHVHQGRTYVVDHLDLEDQLAVVHPEPDPGYTTHARSSSDVRVLSTGSTRRAGPVTLSSGVVEVTSQVTGFLRRRVGTGAVIGERSLDLPRRRLRTRAVWWTLDADVAEGVLGDGTRLPGALHAAEHASIGLLPLLATCDRWDLGGLSTALHEDTGHPTVFVHDAVPGGAGFADRGHARVAEWLTATRDAVAACRCPDGCPACVQSPKCGNGNEPLDKAGALAVLDVLVLALAPGTGSGAGPGTGPAPVPAPSPHGDAVPGGAPLA, encoded by the coding sequence GTGGACCCCCGCTGGCAGCACCTGCTCGACGCCGGTGTCCGCAGTGACCGCGTCCGGCACGTGGAGGAGCTGCCCGCCCGGGCCGGGGAACGCTCGCCCTGGCCCGCCTGGGCCGACCCGGAGGTCGTGGCCGCCCTGCAGCGCGGCACCGGCGGCCTGCCCTGGCGCCACCAGGTGGAGGCTGCCGAGGCGGTCTGGGCCGGGCGCTCCACGGTGCTGTCCGCGGGCACGGCCTCGGGCAAGTCCCTCGCCTTCCAGCTGCCGGTGCTGACCTCGCTGCGCGCGACGGCCGCGGCCGCGCCCAACGGCAAGGGCGCGACCGCGCTCTACCTCTCCCCCACGAAGGCGCTGGCCGCCGACCAGGACGCCCGGCTGCGGGCGCTGGGCCTGCACGACCGCGCGGGGCCGGTGACCAGCACCTACGACGGCGACACCCCGCCGGAGGTCCGCCGCTGGATCCGCGACCACGCGGGTCTGGTGCTCACCAACGTCGACATGCTGCACCGCTCGGTGCTGCCCGGGCACGAGCGCTGGGCGAGCTTCCTGCGCCGGCTGCGCTTCGTGGTCGTCGACGAGCTGCACACCTACCGCGGGGTGTTCGGGGGCCACGCGGCCGCCGTGCTGCGCCGGCTGCGCCGGATCGCGGCCCGCTACGGGTCCGACCCCGTGTTCGTGCTGGCCTCGGCCACGGTCGCGGAGCCGGCCACGACCGCCCGCCGGCTCACCGGCGTGGACGTGCACGTCGTCGCCGGGGACACCTCCGCCCGCCCGCCGGTGTCGGTGGCGCTGTGGGAACCGCCCCTGCGGCCGGCGCCGCCCGCCGCCGAGGGGGCCGCGCCGGCGCACCCGCCCGCCACGCCCGAGCGCCGGACCGCCACCGCCGAGACCGCCGACCTGCTCGCGGACCTGGTGGCCGAGGGGGTCCGGACCCTGGCCTTCGTCCGCAGCCGGGCCGGGGCGGAGTCCGTGGCCGCCGGCGCCCGCCGCCGGCTGGAGGAGGTCGACCCCGCCCTCGCCGGCCGGGTCGCGGCCTACCGCGGCGGCTACCTGCCCGAGGACCGGCGGGCGCTGGAGGAGGGTCTGCGCAGCGGTCGCGTCGTGGGCATGGCCACCACCAACGCCCTCGAGCTCGGCGTCGACGTGGCCGGGCTGGACGCCGTCCTCGTCGCGGGCTGGCCCGGGACGAGGGCCTCGTTCTGGCAGCAGATCGGGCGGGCGGGACGACGGGGGGAACCCGCGCTGGGGGTGCTGGTCTCCCGCGACGACCCGCTGGACACCTACCTGGCCCACCACCCGGAGGCCGTCTTCGGCGCCGGGGTGGAGGCGACGGTCCTGGACCCGGACAACGCCTACGTCCTCGCCCCGCACCTGGCCGCGGCCGCGCAGGAGCTGCCGCTGACCGAGGCCGACCTCGACCTGTTCTCCCCCGCCGCCCGCGACGTCGTCGACCTGCTGGTGCGGCGGGGCCTGCTGCGTCGCCGGGCGGCCGGCTGGTACTGGACCCGGCGCGACCGGGCCTGCGACCTGACCGACCTGCGCGGGGCCGGGGGCAGCGTCCGCGTCGTGGAGGAGGGCACCGGCCGCGTCCTGGGGACCGTCGAGGCGGGCTCGGCGGACTCCCAGGTCCACGACGGCGCCGTCCACGTGCACCAGGGCCGGACCTACGTCGTCGACCACCTCGACCTCGAGGACCAGCTGGCCGTCGTCCACCCCGAACCCGACCCCGGCTACACCACCCACGCCCGCTCCTCCTCCGACGTGCGGGTCCTCAGCACCGGCTCCACCCGCCGGGCCGGGCCCGTCACGCTGTCCTCGGGGGTCGTGGAGGTGACCAGCCAGGTCACGGGGTTCCTGCGCCGACGCGTCGGCACCGGGGCGGTGATCGGGGAACGGTCCCTGGACCTGCCCCGGCGGCGGCTGCGGACCCGGGCGGTCTGGTGGACCCTGGACGCCGACGTCGCCGAAGGGGTGCTGGGCGACGGGACGCGGCTGCCGGGCGCCCTGCACGCCGCCGAGCACGCCTCGATCGGGTTGCTGCCGCTGCTGGCCACCTGCGACCGCTGGGACCTGGGGGGACTCTCGACGGCCCTGCACGAGGACACCGGCCACCCGACCGTCTTCGTCCACGACGCCGTCCCCGGCGGGGCGGGGTTCGCCGACCGCGGGCACGCCCGGGTCGCGGAGTGGCTCACCGCGACCCGCGACGCCGTCGCGGCCTGCCGCTGCCCCGACGGCTGCCCCGCCTGCGTGCAGTCGCCCAAGTGCGGCAACGGCAACGAGCCCCTGGACAAGGCCGGCGCCCTCGCGGTACTCGACGTGCTGGTGCTCGCCCTGGCGCCGGGGACGGGCTCCGGCGCAGGCCCCGGGACGGGCCCCGCCCCGGTGCCCGCGCCGTCCCCTCACGGGGACGCCGTCCCGGGCGGCGCCCCGCTCGCCTGA
- a CDS encoding Rv3654c family TadE-like protein: MSAAARPRRDTGSGGVLVLGTCAGLVPVVLLVSALGGAVLARHRAETAADLAALAAADVVVGRAVGDPCERARRVLTAHGADDAGCAVAGDGSVLVAATVRAPGLAGRLGPARARARAGQASGAPPGTASP; this comes from the coding sequence GTGAGCGCCGCGGCCCGGCCGCGGCGGGACACCGGCAGCGGCGGCGTCCTGGTGCTGGGCACCTGCGCCGGGCTGGTGCCGGTGGTCCTCCTGGTGTCGGCGCTGGGCGGTGCGGTGCTGGCCCGGCACCGCGCCGAGACCGCCGCCGACCTCGCGGCGCTCGCGGCGGCCGACGTCGTCGTGGGGCGGGCGGTGGGCGACCCGTGCGAGCGGGCCCGGCGGGTGCTGACCGCGCACGGGGCGGACGACGCGGGGTGCGCGGTGGCCGGGGACGGGTCGGTGCTGGTGGCGGCGACGGTGCGGGCACCGGGTCTGGCCGGCCGGCTGGGGCCGGCCCGGGCGCGGGCCCGGGCGGGTCAGGCGAGCGGGGCGCCGCCCGGGACGGCGTCCCCGTGA
- a CDS encoding TadE family type IV pilus minor pilin, which yields MRRTRDDRGSVTAEFALALPAVLLLLALALGTARVVLSQVQCADAARAGARAAARGEAPDVVRAAGAAVAPDGAAVTVTRAAGVVVVEVAAVQRLAGPLGGSVRTGARAVAAVEG from the coding sequence GTGAGGCGCACCCGCGACGACCGCGGTTCGGTCACCGCCGAGTTCGCGCTCGCGCTGCCCGCGGTGCTCCTGCTGCTGGCCCTCGCCCTCGGCACCGCCCGCGTCGTGCTCAGCCAGGTGCAGTGCGCGGACGCGGCCCGTGCCGGGGCCCGGGCGGCCGCCCGCGGGGAGGCGCCCGACGTCGTCCGCGCCGCCGGCGCCGCGGTGGCGCCGGACGGCGCGGCGGTGACGGTGACCCGGGCGGCCGGGGTGGTGGTCGTCGAGGTGGCCGCCGTGCAGCGGCTGGCCGGTCCGCTGGGCGGGTCGGTGCGCACGGGGGCCCGCGCCGTCGCGGCGGTGGAGGGGTGA